The DNA region CCACACCCGTTCCCATACCGAACACGGAAGTTAAGCTCTTCAGCGCCAATGGTAGTTGGGGGTTTCCCCCTGCAAGAGTAGGACGTCGCCGGGCATTACTTTTTATCATATTTTTGCTAACTGAACATATGATTTAAAGAGTAACTTATTATCGTCAAGATTTATTTTCTTATCGTCGCGGGGTGGAGCAGTCTGGTAGCTCGTCGGGCTCATAACCCGAAGGTCGCAGGTTCAAATCCTGTCCCCGCAATTTGCTTTAAATTAATGAAAGTTATTTTGCTGGCGTAAATTAAGGATATTTATTTTGCTAAAGCAAAAAAATTCGGTCTGGTAGTTCAGTTGGTTAGAATGCCTGCCTGTCACGCAGGAGGTCGCGGGTTCGAGTCCCGTCCAGACCGCCACTTAAAAGATAACGAAACTTGATTTCGTTTTTTTTTATGTCCAAAAATTATATCGAATTGAAATATAAAAAAGCTTGGGGCTGCATGCTCCAAGCTTTTTCTATACCGAAATATATTGAAGAGTACCGCTTATTCATTTGTAAATAAATTAAAAGAATTTCCTTGCTTCATTACCCTGCCCTTTATTTCTCCAACACCTTCAATCGCAAGCGAACCAATATTTTCGACAGGTTCAGATTTTATGATTAAATTCAATTTATAAATGTCTTTAAGCCCATTTTTGCTATAGGCAATGACAGGCTGCTGCAGCAAATAATCTTCATTATTGATTCTTATCTTTAAGAAGTTGTTATGCAGCATCCGTTCCCCTAAAGTGATAATATTCATGGGATCAAAAGATCGGGCTGTGATTTCACCGAAAATGTTCAGCCGCACTCCCTTTTGTTCTTGAAATTTCTTGAATTCATTTTCCCTCTTTTCAAGAGCAAAATGAATGACGTCGTCTGGATCTAAGGAGATTTCTGCACCTTCACTGGGTGTATCTGAGTATTCTTCATCTGAGAGCAGTTTGAATATGTCGTATAAGGTACCCTTTCCACTTAAGAATTGGTCTTTCCAATCCGGGGAAAACTCATCCAGCAGTAAGCACATAAATAAGCCTGAACTATAGCAGCTTCTCCTTAAATTAGAAGTGGACTCATATATGTCTAATAAGGATTGGCCATATTTTTTCAGCACGGAACTGTATGATTTTGAACTTTTCTCTGAATAAGCCTTTAATTCTACATACCAGGCAGGTCCTTCTACTGTTTCAATTAAGGTTTCATATTCTAGATACTCATTTATTTTTGAGGCTCTTAGTTCCCTGAGTGCAATAAAAGAATTTAGATACTGTTTCTTTTTAACCTTGTCCTCTTCTATCAATGCGTTAAAGAGATTTATTCGTTCCCGATTCCTTAACTCGATATTTTCTTTTAATAAAGGATACGTGATGCCTTTCATTTCATCTGGAAACCTGTTTTCTCCTTTTAGATACTGGAATCCGTGAAATAACTCGTGAATGAGGATGGAATATATATCTTCATAACCTTCCACCAAGGATAGATCGACGATTGCTGTGGGATATTCTTCATACAGGATGAGTGTGCATCCGTTAAATTGTTCATTCCGTTTTATTACATGGTAATCTCTTTGATGATCCGTTTTGAATTTTGGATGATTGAATAAATAGACTTGGCTATGATCATATACCGCAAATGCAACCAGCTCAAAACCTGGCCAATACCTTTCTTTATTTGCCGCAGCAATGTCTTGGTAAAGTTGATTCTGAAAGTCTGACATCTGTTTTTAACCCCACCCCATAGTAGATTATTATATGTAATTCCATATTTGTAGATATATTTCCTCTTTGGCTGATTCATGACTTTGCCGGTGATTGGGCAGGATGCTTTTGCACTTCTCTTTAAAAAGTTGTAAACTACTGTTAGGTTAGTGTCCTTAGGATGGTTGATTCCTAGGGTTTTTCTTTTTTACTGATTTTGTTTGATATGAATTGAGGAGTTCATCATGAAGAAGTTTGAAATGAATTTATATAATACGGAAGAGACGCAAGGTTTTGCTGAGAATTTGGGCGCAAAGCTATGGGCGGGTGCCGTTCTTCTTTTGGAAGGAGACCTTGGAGCTGGAAAAACGACCTTCACCAAAGGTTTGGCAAAGGGTCTTGGCGTCAAAAGGACGGTCAATAGCCCCACTTTCACAATCATTAAAGAGTATCAGGGGAATCTGCCTTTATATCATATGGATGTATATCGGGTAAGCGATTCCGATGAAGACCTTGGCTTTGATGAATATTTTGAAGGTGAAGGTGTGACTGTAGTCGAGTGGGCACATTTAATCGATAGCCAGCTCCCATCTGAACGGCTGGAGATTTCTATTTTCCACCGGGGAGATAATGAACGCCGAATTGAAGTGGTTCCTGCTGGCGAACAGTATGAGCGTTTGTGCGAGGAGATTTTTAAATGAAAGTATTAGCGATCGATACATCTAATTACACATTAGGTCTTGCTTTAATGGAAGAGGACTTGGTGATTGGCGAATATATCACCACCGTGAAAAAGAACCACAGCATCCGTGTCATGCCTGCTATTGACATGCTGTTGAAGGATTGTGATGCGAAGCCTGCGGATCTTTCCAAAATTGTGGTGGCACTTGGACCAGGCTCATATACAGGTGTCAGAATCGGAATGACCATTGCGAAAACATTGGCATGGAGCTTGGATATTCCGATTTCAGGTGTCTCCAGTCTTGCATTCCTGGCAGCGTCCGGCAGGAATTTCGATGGCTTGATATGTCCTTTGTTCGATGCAAGGAGAGGGCAAGTATACACTGGGTTGTATGAGTTCCGAAATGGTGAATTGGAAGAAATACAAGAAGACTGCAATGTCATGCTGGTGGATTGGGTGCAATCCTTAAAGGAAATGGACAAGCCTGTTCTGTTTGTGGGGAATGATGTGCCGCTTCATCGGGAGAAAATCACAGAAATTCTTGGCGGCATGGCGCATTTTGCCGGCGTGACTCAGAACAATCCGCGTCCTTCTGAATTAGCTTTGTTGGGGATGAATGCTGAACCTGCAAATGTGCATACGATTGTTCCTAACTACGTTCGACTTGCGGAAGCAGAAGCAAAATGGCTGGAAGCACAAAAAGCAAAGGAATAAGGGATATGGAAAATATTAAAGACAGTGTTCTTTATCGTTTCATGGCGGTGGATGATCTTGAGGATGTTATGAAGGTGGAGCATGAATCGTTCACCATCCCATGGAGCAGGGAAGCATTTTATAATGAAATCGAAAATAATCAATTTGCATTTTATCTTGTAGCAGAGTTGGATGGCAGGATTGCGGGCTACTGCGGCGTTTGGCTCGTTTTGGATGAAGCTCATATCACCAATGTTGCCGTACTTCCTAATTTCCGCGGGAAAGGGATAGGCCTGACTCTAATGGAGAAAATGCTGAAGCTGGCGCAGGAACATGGCGCCAAAACGGCAACTCTGGAAGTCAGGGTGAGCAATCTGCCTGCACAGTCCATGTATCGAAAACTTGGATTCCAGGAAGGCGGGATCCGAAAGAGATACTATACGGATAATCAAGAGGATGCATTAATTATGTGGGTGACTATTAATGAATAAAGATACGATTGTACTTGGAATAGAAACAAGCTGCGATGAAACAGCCGCGGCCGTCATTAAGAATGGTACGGAAATCTTATCAAATGTTGTGGCTTCCCAAATCGAAAGCCATAAACGATTTGGCGGAGTGGTGCCGGAGATTGCATCACGCCACCACGTTGAGCAAATAACGATCGTGATTGAAGAAGCTTTGAAAGAAGCATCCGTCGGCTTCTCCGATATCGATGCGATTGCCGTAACAGAGGGACCGGGTCTTGTAGGGGCGCTGCTGGTCGGCGTCAATGCTGCAAAAGCACTTGCATTTGCGCATGGCATCCCATTGGTTGGGGTTCATCATATCGCGGGGCATATCTATGCGAACCGTCTGATTGCGGATATGAAATTCCCGCTGATTTCGCTAGTGGTCTCTGGCGGGCATACAGAACTAGTGTACATGAAGGAGCACGGCTCTTTTGAAGTAATCGGGGAGACGCGTGATGATGCAGCTGGTGAAGCCTACGATAAAGTGGCGCGGACATTGAACCTTCCATATCCGGGCGGCCCTCATATTGATCGTCTTGCACAAGAAGGACAGCCGACATTGAAGCTGCCCCGTGCATGGCTGGAGGAAGGATCCTATGACTTCAGCTTCAGCGGACTTAAATCAGCGGTTATCAATACCCTTCATAATGCGGAGCAGCGAGGCGAAACCATTGAGCCTCAGGATCTGGCTGCAAGCTTTCAGGAAAGCGTCATTGATGTCCTAGTGACGAAGACGCTCAAGGCTGTGGAGGAATACAAAGTCAATCAAGTCCTTCTTGCGGGCGGGGTAGCAGCCAATAAGGGATTAAGGAGCGCCCTTGAATCTGCTTTCGCGGAAATTAAGGACGTTGAGTTAATCATTCCGCCGCTCGCTTTATGTACGGATAATGCGGCGATGATCGCTGCCGCTGGTACGGTGCTGTTCGAAAAAGGCAACCGGGGCAATTATGCGATGAATGCCCATCCAGGACTGGATATCGAATCGATGTAGAAAATTTGATCCTCTTCCTTTTTTGGGAGGGGATTTTTTTAATTTTGATTAGAAAATTTCATATTTGAGGCATCCAAAATCCAATTAAGGTCTTCAGAGGGAGAAAAAAGTGCTGATTATACGGTTGGCTGGTCCTCCTCACAAGCCCTATGCGCGAAAAAAGCCCGTCTATGCGCCGCCGCTCGTCTTCTATGCGCCAAAAATCCCCGGCTATGCGCGGGACAGCAAAGGCTATGCGCGAAAATCACCATCCTATGCGCCAGTGCCAAGATTTTCGGTCAAAGCCTAACCCCGGCACCTACATAATAAAAAATCATCAACATTATTCGTCACGAACCGACAAAAGTCGGGGCGTGACAGGCACCTTCACCCCAGGCACCCGCACCTCCCCCTTTATTAAAATTAAATGTCATAATCACCATCCAAAGAAAATAGGATAGAATGGTAAAAGGATTTTTTAGAAATTTCAAAATAAACAATTGACATTCTTCTTTTTCCTTGTTAAGGTGTGTATTAACTTAATTGAATAGTTTTATCTCTTATCCAGAGAGGTGGAGGGGCTGGCCCTATGATACCTCAGCAACCATCAGATCGTCCTTGATCTGAAAAGGTGCTAATTCCTGCAGGATTGATTTCCTGAAAGATAAGAGGAGGAAGCTTTGTATACTCGCAGCCCTCTTCTTATTTGAAGAGGGCTTTTTGTTTTATCTAAAATTTTGAGGAGGTTTTACGAAATGACGGATGTAAAAAAAGAATTTGGATTGGAAACACTGCTGCTTCACGGTGGCCAGGAACCGGATGCTGTGACGGGATCGAGGGCAGTACCGATTTATCAAACGAGTTCCTATGTCTTTGAAAGTACCGAACATGCACAGAAGTTATTTTCTCTTCAAGAGTCAGGAAATATCTATACCCGGATCATGAATCCAACGACAGATGTGCTGGAAAAGAGGATTGCTTTGCTTGAAGGAGGGATAGGCGCATTGGCGGTCTCTTCCGGAATGGCGGCTATTACGTTTGCCATCCTCAATATTGCCGGTGCCGGCGATGAGATTGTGGCAGCGACAAACCTATATGGAGGAACGTATAACTTATTCGCCGTCACCCTTCCAAGGTACGGCATCAAGGTGAAATTCGTGGATTCAACGGATCCGGAAAATTTCCGCAGTGCCATTACAGAAAAGACGAAAGCAGTGTTTGCGGAAATCATCGGCAATCCAAGCCTGAATGTCCTAGATGTGGAACGGGTGGCCGAAATCGCACATGAAGCATCCATCCCATTGATTGTCGATAATACGTTTGCCACACCATATGTCTGCCAGCCGATTAAGTGGGGAGCAGATATCGTGGTCCATTCCGCAACAAAGTGGATTGGCGGACACGGCAACTCAATCGGAGGAGTCATTGTCGACGGCGGAAAATTTGACTGGAACCATCCGAAGTTCCCGGATTTCATTGAGCCGGATAAGAGCTACCACGGCATCCGCTACGCACAGGATGTAGGCCCGGCTGCTTATATCACAAAGGCAAGGGTTCAGCTCTTAAGGGATTTCGGTGCTTGTTTAAGTCCATTCAATTCATTCTTGCTCCTGCAGGGACTTGAAACCCTTCATTTAAGGATCAAGGAGCATAACAGGAATGCAGAAAAAATCGCCCAATACTTGGAGGAGCATGACGCCGTGGCATGGGTTTCGCATCCAAGCCTTGAGACGCACCAATCCCATGATCTTGCAAAAAAATATTTGAAAGACGGCTATGGTGCCATCGTGAATTTTGGCATCAAAGGCGGAAGGGACGCGGGCAGGACATTCATTGATAACGTTCAGCTCTGGTCCCATTTAGCGAACGTCGGGGATGCAAAGTCACTGGTCATCCATCCAGCTTCAACGACCCACCTTCAATTGGATGCCGAGGAACTGAAATCAACGGGTGTGACAGAAGATTTAATTCGCTTGTCCGTCGGGATAGAGACGGTTGAGGATTTGATTGCGGACTTGAATCAGGCATTACTGATTGGGTCAGGGAAAGCCAGTGCCGTATAAAGCAGAAACCGGGATTGTCACACTCGATTCTATCAAACTGGAATCAGGATCCATCCTCCATCAGGTGGAGGTTGCGTTTGAATGGGCAGGAAATAGTGAGAAGCCAGCCATATTGATTTGCCATGCCTTAACAGGGAATCACCGCGCAGTCGGGAGTGAAGAAGAGCCTGGCTGGTGGGCTGGGTTGATCGGCCAGGGAGGTTTCATCGATACAAGGGATTGGCAGATAATCACGATGAATGTACTTGGCGGCTGCGACGGAACAACCGGTCCGGCAAGTGAGCGGCCCGGGGTGGGAACGCTGTACCAGACTGATTTTCCCCTGATTACAATAAGAGATATGGTCACAGTGCAGTATGAAGCACTGAAAAAGTTGGGCATCCGCCATCTTCACGCTGTCATAGGAGGTTCACTAGGTGGAATGCAGACCTTGGAGTTCGGCATCATGCATCCTGATTTTATGAATCTCATAATCCCGCTGGCGGTAACACCAGCCCTATCAGACTATGGGATCGCGTTTAACGCAATTGGCAGGAAAGCCATCTATGACGACCCCCTCTGGAAGAATGGAAAATATGACGTGACTGCCCCACCTCTGAACGGATTGATCACAGCAAGAATGATCGGGATGGTGACCTATCGTTCCAGGGATGCCTTTAATGAACGGTCCAAGAGAAGGCGAATCCAAGAAGAAAGCGGGATTGGCAACCTGGAATATGACGTGGAAAGCTACCTGCATTACCAGGGAGAGAAATTGACGAGACGATTTGATGCAAACAGCTATATTTATTTACTGAAAGCCATGGACTCCCATGATATCGGGAGGAAGCGGGGCGGGATTGAAAACGCCTTGAGTAAGATTAAAGCAGAAACGTTGCTCATTGCTTTTCAGGACGATCTTTTGTATCCACCGGAGGTCATGAAAGATGCTGCCGAACGGCTCCAAGGGATGGGCACTCCCGCTGATTTTATAGAGATTGAAACAAAATACGGTCATGATGGGTTCCTCGTTGAATTCGAGAAATGGGGACCTATCATAAAGGAGAGATTGGATGCCGATTAATGTGGTACTGCTCGGTTTTGGGACTGTTGGAGAAAGTGTCTACCGCACCATTGCTTCCCATCAGGATGGTTTAAGAAACATATTGGGAACGGATATAGTGGTGAAGGGGGTCCTTGTGAAGGATGCCCGCAAATCTCGGAATATAGCGAGTGATGTTCTTGTCACGACAGATTTTAAGAAATTGCTGGAGCTTCCGAACATCCACGCTGCCATTGAAGCAATTGTTGGAGTGGAACCTGCATTTACGTATGGGAAGCAATTCTTAAATGCCGGCATTCCGGTCATAACGGCCAATAAAGAAATGGCTGCTCATAAAGGAGGAAAACTGCGGAAGGAAGCAGAAGCGAATGGAACAGAATTTCATTTTGAAGCAGCAGTTGCAGGCGGCATCCCTATCATTGCCGTCCTTAAGCAATTATTGCATGCCAACCGCATTTCAAAAATCGAAGGGATTTTGAATGGAACCTCTAATTTTATCTTATCCACCATGCGGGAAGAGGGCATTTCCTTTGCTGAAGCGCTTGAGAGGGCACAGCGAAATGGCTACGCTGAAGCGGATCCATCAAATGATATCCTTGGGAAAGACTCCTTTTACAAATTGATGATCCTTAGTGAGCTCGTATTTGGAAAACAGCCAGAGTGGGATGAGGTAGACTGCACAGGAATCAACGAGCTTGTGCTAAACGATCTCGAGGAGGCAGGAGCAGGTGGAAAACGAATTAAATTGGTTGCTTCCATTGGAAAAGATGAAAACGGAAATCTCACAGCAGCTGTTGAACCTCACTCATTAGATGAAAATCACCCTTTATATCATGTAGAAGGTGTGGATAATGGAATTGTTGTTCATACTGACCTGTTGGGAAGGCTGTTTCTTCAAGGGCCGGGAGCAGGTGGACCTCCAACTGCCAGCGCCATACTGGAAGATTTGACGCAGCATTTTCGAAGTAAGCCATATCAAAAACCGTTCGTGGAGACATCCAAGGTCAGGGCAATCCGTTAAAACAGAACAAATGTTTTGTGCACATGTTGTGCATAAGTTGTAGATAAATGTCGTTTTGATGTGTAAAACTATCAACAATACCCTGTGGATAACCACTCATTTCTGTGGATTACACGAAGGTGTCTTGTGGACAGTGTGGAAAAACTCTGTGAATAACGTTAAAACCAACGTTTCTCTGTGTACAATTTTGTTGATAATTGTAGAATAACCTGTGAAAAAAAGATGATGGCACGACACTCGCCATCATCTTTTATATTCTACGCTTGCAATAATTCTTCAAGTTCAGCCCATTCTTCCATCAACGATTCGATTTCTGCTTTGGAAGATTGGATGATTTCGTTGTATTCCATTACTTTTTCGTGGTCCTGAAAGACTTCGGGATCGCAAAGGAGCTCTTCTTTTTCCGCCACAATGGCCTCAAGCTCTTCCATCTTTTCTTCAATTTCTTCAATTCTTCTTTTACGCTGACGCTCCAGCTTTTTGGCTTCTTTATCTTTTAAGAAGCTTTGTTTATCAGTGGAGGATTCCTGTGCAGTGGAAGCTGCTGAAGGGGACTGATTGTTCTCCCATTCTGCCAGCTCGATCATTTCGTTCTTTTTCTCAATGAAATAATCGTAGTCTCCGAGGTATTCCTGTGCACCGTCTTCGGAAAGCTCCACAACCTTTGTGGCAATCCGGTTGATAAAATAGCGGTCATGGGAAACAAATAAAATAGTACCCGGATAGTCAATCAAAGAGTTCTCCAATACTTCCTTGCTGTCGAGATCCAAGTGGTTCGTCGGCTCATCAAGGATCAAGAAATTGCAGCGCTGCATCATGAGCTTTGAAAGGGCGAGACGGGCTTTTTCACCGCCGCTCAGTGCATGGACAGGCTTTAAGACGTCATCTCCGGAAAAGAGGAAATTGCCGAGCACCGTTCGAATTTCCTTCTCCGTTTTCATCGGATATTCATCCCATAGTTCGCTGAGCACCGTTTTATTGGAAGAAAGCTCTGCCTGTTCCTGGTCGTAGTAGCCAAGGGAAACGTTGGTGCCAAGATGGATATTTCCTCTGAGAAGGGGAAGCCTTTCAACAATCGTTTTTAATAGGGTGGATTTGCCGATTCCATTTGGTCCGACAAGGGCAATGCTTTCGCCTTTTGTGATGCGGACATTGATGCCATTCGATACGGCCTGTCCATTGTATCCAACAGAACCATCCGTGACTTGTAGCACTTCATTGCCGCTCTGCCTCTCAATGTCAAAATGGAAGCTCGCGGATTTTTCATCGCCAAGCGGCTTATCCATCAATTCCATCCGATCTAATTGCTTCCGCCTGCTTTGCGCCCGCTTTGTTGTCGAAGCACGTGCGAGATTCTTTTGGATGAAATCCTGAAGCTTTGCGACTTCTTCCTGCTGTTTCTCATACTGCTTCATGTTCCGTTCGTACTCGTCAGCCTTTTGATCCAGGTAGGAACTATAGTTGCCTTTATATTTGCTGATTTTCTTTCTGGAGACTTCATACACTTGATTCACGACTTTATCCAGGAAGTAGCGGTCATGGGAAACGATCAGGACGGCACCCGGATAGCCTTGAAGGTATTGCTCCAGCCAGGACAGCGTATCGATATCCAAGTGATTGGTCGGCTCATCCAGGATGAGAATATCCGGTTTCGTCAATAGCAGCTTTCCAAGTGCAAGACGGGTCTTCTGTCCTCCGCTGAGCGCGGAGATTTTCGTGTCGTAGTCAAAGGATGCGAAGTTCAGCCCATGCAGGACGGAGCGGATGTCCGCTTCGAACTGATAGCCGCCTTGATCCTTGAATTTGACTTGCAGCTGGTCATATTCCTTCAGAAGACGGCTGTATCTTTCCTCGTCTTCATAGATGGAGGGGTCTGCCATGCTTTGTTCGATTGAACGCAGTTCCTTTTCCATCTCCTGCAGATCTTTGAAGACCAAAAGCATTTCTTCCCAGATGGACAGCGACGATTCGAGTCCGGTGTTCTGTGCGAGATAGCCGATGGAGACTTCCTTTGGCTTCATGATCTCGCCTGAATCGTGGGACATATGCCCTGCGATGATTTTTAAGAGAGTCGATTTCCCTGCACCGTTTCTTCCAACGAGGGCAATGCGGTCTCTTGTTTGTACTTCGAGCTTTATATTCGATAAAATAAGTTCAGCGCCAAATAATTTTGTAAGCTGATGAACTTGCAGTAGTATCATTTTTCTTCACCTCTATGAATGCCGGGAACTCTATTATTACTAGGTTCCATTAGAACAAGTTTATCGTACTTCAGGCACTTTCGGCAATATAAGTGGATATGCAACATGCAACAGACAATAGAGGAAAAATAGTGTATCATGAACAAAGAGGTGTCAGCTTATGAAGGACTTTACTCATTTTAATGAAGAAGGCAGGGCGAGAATGGTGGATGTCAGCAATAAGCCGGATACAACGCGGACGGCTGTCGCACTTTCTTCCATCACTGTCAATCAGGATGTCTACAGACAGATACAGAACAACGAGAATAAAAAAGGCGATGTCCTCGGAGTGGCCCAGGTAGCTGGAATCATGGCTGCCAAGAAAACATGGGACATCATCCCGATGTGCCATCCCATTCCATTGAAAGGGATCGATATCTCATTTAGATGGAAAGAAGCAGGGGAAGACCATCAGCTCGAAATCACCGTTTCCGTCAAAACGAAGGGAAGCACCGGGGTGGAAATGGAAGCGTTAACAGCAGCATCCGTCACTGCACTGACGATTTACGATATGTGCAAAGCGGTCGATAAAGGCATGGTGATCGGACCTACCCAGTTGCTTGAGAAGACCGGGGGAGTTTCGAGCCCCGATTATAAGCGATTGATTGAAGAATAAGGACTTAACGTTTTAGGGGTTGAATTTATGACGCAGGAGTTAACTAAAATACCACAAGCAACAGCAAAGCGTTTGCCATTATATTATCGTTTTTTGAAAAACTTGCATTCTTCGGGGAAACAGAGGGTGTCCTCTGCTGAACTGAGCGAAGCGGTCAAAGTGGATTCCGCAACGATCCGCCGGGATTTTTCCTACTTTGGAGCGTTGGGTAAAAAGGGATATGGCTATAATGTGAATTACTTGCTCTCGTTTTTCAGCAAAACCCTTGATCAGGATGAATTGACCAAGGTTGCGCTGATCGGTGTCGGTAATTTAGGAACCGCATTTCTTCATTATAACTTTCTTAAAAATAACAATACCAAGATCGAGATGGCTTTTGATATCGATGATGAAAAAATCGGTTCTTCCATTGGGGAGGTCCCCATCTACAGTTTGAAGAATTTAGAAGAGAAGCTTGCCGATTCCGGGATTACCGTTGCGATCCTGACGGTACCGGCGCAAGTGGCTCAGAGCATCACGGATCATCTTGTCCAGGCCAATGTGAAGGGGATTTTGAATTTCACCCCGGCAAGGCTGAATGTCCCGAACTCCATCCGGGTCCATCACATTGATCTCGCGGTGGAGCTGCAGTCATTGGTTTATTTCCTGAAGCATTATCCAATGGATGAAACAGATTTGTCACAGGAAGAAAGTAAAACGGAATAGCCATTACAAATTATTTCCGTTATGATGTTAATAAAAGGGAGGTGTGCGCAATGGTAGGTGTAGGTAGTATGATTGTTATCGTATTTGTAGCATTGCTCATTTTTGGGCCGAAGAAGTTGCCTGAACTTGGAAAAGCTGCTGGAAATACATTGCGCGAATTCAAAAACGCAACAAAAGGCTTGGCTGACGACGATGAAGATGTTAAAAAAGACAGCTCAAAGCAATGATAGGATGATTTGGCAATGAACCAAAGAGATATGACGATTTTTGAACATATAGGCGAATTGAGAAAACGGCTCATCATTGTAGTCGTTTTCTTCTTCGTTGCTATCGTGGCAAGCTTCTTCATTTCCCAGCCGCTGATCCGTTTTCTGCAGCATGCGGATGAAGCAAGCCAGCTGACGATGAACGCTTTTCGCATAACAGATCCATTCAAAGTATATATGGAAATGATTTTTTTCTTAGCGGTGATCCTGACGTCTCCTGTGATCCTTTATCAATTATGGGCGTTTATCAGCCCGGGGTTGTATGAACGGGAACGTAAAGTGACACTCAGCTACATACCGTTTTCCGTCATCCTGTTCTTGGGAGGGCTGGCGTTTTCCTACTTCATCCTTTTCCCGAACATCATCAAGTTCATGATGAATTTGTCAGGGGATATGGAGATCCAGC from Falsibacillus pallidus includes:
- the tsaE gene encoding tRNA (adenosine(37)-N6)-threonylcarbamoyltransferase complex ATPase subunit type 1 TsaE, yielding MKKFEMNLYNTEETQGFAENLGAKLWAGAVLLLEGDLGAGKTTFTKGLAKGLGVKRTVNSPTFTIIKEYQGNLPLYHMDVYRVSDSDEDLGFDEYFEGEGVTVVEWAHLIDSQLPSERLEISIFHRGDNERRIEVVPAGEQYERLCEEIFK
- the tsaB gene encoding tRNA (adenosine(37)-N6)-threonylcarbamoyltransferase complex dimerization subunit type 1 TsaB; its protein translation is MKVLAIDTSNYTLGLALMEEDLVIGEYITTVKKNHSIRVMPAIDMLLKDCDAKPADLSKIVVALGPGSYTGVRIGMTIAKTLAWSLDIPISGVSSLAFLAASGRNFDGLICPLFDARRGQVYTGLYEFRNGELEEIQEDCNVMLVDWVQSLKEMDKPVLFVGNDVPLHREKITEILGGMAHFAGVTQNNPRPSELALLGMNAEPANVHTIVPNYVRLAEAEAKWLEAQKAKE
- the rimI gene encoding ribosomal protein S18-alanine N-acetyltransferase is translated as MENIKDSVLYRFMAVDDLEDVMKVEHESFTIPWSREAFYNEIENNQFAFYLVAELDGRIAGYCGVWLVLDEAHITNVAVLPNFRGKGIGLTLMEKMLKLAQEHGAKTATLEVRVSNLPAQSMYRKLGFQEGGIRKRYYTDNQEDALIMWVTINE
- the tsaD gene encoding tRNA (adenosine(37)-N6)-threonylcarbamoyltransferase complex transferase subunit TsaD, with amino-acid sequence MNKDTIVLGIETSCDETAAAVIKNGTEILSNVVASQIESHKRFGGVVPEIASRHHVEQITIVIEEALKEASVGFSDIDAIAVTEGPGLVGALLVGVNAAKALAFAHGIPLVGVHHIAGHIYANRLIADMKFPLISLVVSGGHTELVYMKEHGSFEVIGETRDDAAGEAYDKVARTLNLPYPGGPHIDRLAQEGQPTLKLPRAWLEEGSYDFSFSGLKSAVINTLHNAEQRGETIEPQDLAASFQESVIDVLVTKTLKAVEEYKVNQVLLAGGVAANKGLRSALESAFAEIKDVELIIPPLALCTDNAAMIAAAGTVLFEKGNRGNYAMNAHPGLDIESM
- a CDS encoding homocysteine synthase, whose product is MTDVKKEFGLETLLLHGGQEPDAVTGSRAVPIYQTSSYVFESTEHAQKLFSLQESGNIYTRIMNPTTDVLEKRIALLEGGIGALAVSSGMAAITFAILNIAGAGDEIVAATNLYGGTYNLFAVTLPRYGIKVKFVDSTDPENFRSAITEKTKAVFAEIIGNPSLNVLDVERVAEIAHEASIPLIVDNTFATPYVCQPIKWGADIVVHSATKWIGGHGNSIGGVIVDGGKFDWNHPKFPDFIEPDKSYHGIRYAQDVGPAAYITKARVQLLRDFGACLSPFNSFLLLQGLETLHLRIKEHNRNAEKIAQYLEEHDAVAWVSHPSLETHQSHDLAKKYLKDGYGAIVNFGIKGGRDAGRTFIDNVQLWSHLANVGDAKSLVIHPASTTHLQLDAEELKSTGVTEDLIRLSVGIETVEDLIADLNQALLIGSGKASAV
- the metX gene encoding homoserine O-acetyltransferase MetX, with translation MPYKAETGIVTLDSIKLESGSILHQVEVAFEWAGNSEKPAILICHALTGNHRAVGSEEEPGWWAGLIGQGGFIDTRDWQIITMNVLGGCDGTTGPASERPGVGTLYQTDFPLITIRDMVTVQYEALKKLGIRHLHAVIGGSLGGMQTLEFGIMHPDFMNLIIPLAVTPALSDYGIAFNAIGRKAIYDDPLWKNGKYDVTAPPLNGLITARMIGMVTYRSRDAFNERSKRRRIQEESGIGNLEYDVESYLHYQGEKLTRRFDANSYIYLLKAMDSHDIGRKRGGIENALSKIKAETLLIAFQDDLLYPPEVMKDAAERLQGMGTPADFIEIETKYGHDGFLVEFEKWGPIIKERLDAD
- a CDS encoding homoserine dehydrogenase, translating into MPINVVLLGFGTVGESVYRTIASHQDGLRNILGTDIVVKGVLVKDARKSRNIASDVLVTTDFKKLLELPNIHAAIEAIVGVEPAFTYGKQFLNAGIPVITANKEMAAHKGGKLRKEAEANGTEFHFEAAVAGGIPIIAVLKQLLHANRISKIEGILNGTSNFILSTMREEGISFAEALERAQRNGYAEADPSNDILGKDSFYKLMILSELVFGKQPEWDEVDCTGINELVLNDLEEAGAGGKRIKLVASIGKDENGNLTAAVEPHSLDENHPLYHVEGVDNGIVVHTDLLGRLFLQGPGAGGPPTASAILEDLTQHFRSKPYQKPFVETSKVRAIR